One region of Triticum aestivum cultivar Chinese Spring chromosome 6B, IWGSC CS RefSeq v2.1, whole genome shotgun sequence genomic DNA includes:
- the LOC123137891 gene encoding probable tocopherol O-methyltransferase, chloroplastic: protein MANSAALLHSLLSTAWTPRRRLDRASATRLAPSPGLSCRSSRPTRSVRPMASSTTAARADAAPPGLKEGIAGLYDESSGLWESIWGEHMHHGFYDSGEAASMSDHRRAQIRMIEEALAFAAVPDDPTNKPKTIVDVGYGIGGSSRYLANKYGAQCSGITLSPVQAERGNALAAVQGLSDKASFQVADALEQPFPDGQFDLVWSMESGEHMPNKQKFVSELARVAAPGATIIIVTWCHRNLAPSEDSLKPDELNLLKKICDAYYLPDWCSPSDYVKIAESLSLEDIKTADWSENVAPFWPAVIQSALTWKGLTSLLRSGWKTIKGALVMPLMIQGYKKGLIKFSIITCRKPQAAIEGEPEAASPSVE from the exons ATGGCAAACTCCGCCGCCCTGCTCCACTCACTCCTCTCCACCGCCtggacgccgcgccgccgcctcgaccgAGCCTCGGCCACGCGGCTCGCCCCGTCCCCCGGCCTGTCCTGCCGCTCCTCCCGGCCGACGCGCTCCGTGCGCCCGATGGCGTCGTCGACGACCGCGGCCCGGGCCGACGCGGCGCCGCCGGGGCTGAAGGAGGGCATCGCGGGGCTCTACGACGAGTCGTCCGGCCTGTGGGAGAGCATCTGGGGCGAGCACATGCACCACGGCTTCTACGACTCCGGCGAGGCCGCCTCCATGTCCGACCACCGCCGCGCCCAGATCCGCATGATCGAGGAGGCCCTCGCCTTCGCCGCCGTCCCCG ACGATCCGACAAACAAACCGAAAACGATTGTTGATGTTGGATACGGAATCGGTGGTAGCTCAAGATACCTGGCGAACAAATATGGAGCACAATGCTCTGGGATCACATTGAGCCCAGTGCAAGCCGAGAGAGGAAATGCCCTCGCAGCAGTGCAGGGGTTGTCGGACAAG GCTTCTTTCCAAGTTGCTGATGCTCTGGAGCAACCATTTCCTGATGGGCAGTTTGATCTTGTCTGGTCTATGGAGAGTGGTGAGCACATGCCGAACAAACAGAAG TTTGTAAGCGAGCTGGCACGCGTCGCAGCTCCAGGAGCAACTATCATCATCGTGACCTGGTGCCATAGGAACCTCGCGCCGTCGGAGGACTCACTGAAACCTGACGAGCTGAATCTTTTGAAAAAGATTTGTGATGCATATTACCTCCCAGATTGGTGCTCGCCCTCGGATTATGTCAAGATTGCCGAGTCATTGTCTCTTGAG GATATCAAAACGGCTGACTGGTCTGAAAACGTGGCCCCGTTCTGGCCTGCTGTCATCCAATCAGCACTGACATGGAAAGGCCTCACTTCTCTACTAAGGAGTG GATGGAAGACGATAAAGGGAGCACTGGTGATGCCTCTCATGATCCAAGGCTACAAGAAAGGCCTCATTAAGTTCAGCATCATCACCTGCCGCAAACCCCAAGCAGCAATAGAAGGAGAACCTGAGGCCGCATCGCCCAGTGTAGAATAG